A portion of the Actomonas aquatica genome contains these proteins:
- a CDS encoding entericidin A/B family lipoprotein yields the protein MKHYRKLVFTLLALSATALTFTGCQTIEGAGEDIENAGDAISDAARGAS from the coding sequence ATGAAACACTACCGCAAACTCGTCTTCACCTTGCTCGCCCTCTCCGCCACCGCGCTCACCTTCACCGGCTGCCAGACCATCGAAGGTGCCGGCGAGGATATCGAGAACGCGGGCGACGCCATCTCCGACGCCGCCCGCGGCGCGTCTTGA
- a CDS encoding hybrid sensor histidine kinase/response regulator, whose amino-acid sequence MNSGERHRILVVEDHSPTRGLLERILREVGYAVDSAADGADGLKRAREVHPDLVITDLVMPRLDGHTFVRQLREMPDFKAVPVIVLTGRNDNSAMRTAMRRGADDYIYKPFETDDLLQSVAVRLERKDLVDELSAFAHTVAHDLRSPISVLLGRLELAEGLLDDTCPPRLRAHLEGAQEASNRLNTIIDEILMLTSLRQETVEPEPLDMGEIVQEAIARTETTLHRNDATVNVADDWPVALGYAPWVVHLWSNFISNAAKYGGESPHIDLLAETHPDKRCVRFIVRDHGAGIEPAMLTKMFTAFSKIPQHRHKGHGLGLSIVRRIVSQLHGRCGVDSPPGEGASFWFELPAASA is encoded by the coding sequence ATGAATTCGGGCGAACGCCATCGCATCCTGGTCGTTGAAGACCATTCGCCGACTCGCGGTCTCCTCGAGCGCATCCTGCGGGAAGTCGGCTATGCCGTCGATTCAGCGGCCGACGGGGCCGACGGATTGAAGCGAGCGCGGGAGGTCCATCCGGATTTGGTGATCACCGATTTGGTCATGCCGCGCCTCGATGGACACACCTTCGTGCGCCAGCTGCGTGAGATGCCCGACTTCAAAGCGGTCCCGGTCATCGTGCTGACCGGTCGCAACGATAACTCCGCAATGCGCACGGCCATGCGGCGCGGGGCCGACGACTACATTTACAAACCCTTCGAGACCGACGACCTCCTGCAATCCGTCGCCGTGCGTTTGGAGCGCAAGGACCTCGTCGATGAGTTGTCTGCCTTTGCTCACACCGTCGCCCACGATCTGCGTTCGCCCATCTCGGTGCTCCTCGGCCGCTTGGAGCTTGCCGAAGGCCTGCTCGACGACACCTGCCCCCCGCGCCTGCGGGCCCACTTGGAAGGAGCCCAAGAGGCGAGCAACCGCCTCAACACCATCATCGATGAGATCCTGATGCTCACGAGCCTGCGCCAGGAGACCGTCGAACCGGAGCCGCTCGACATGGGCGAAATCGTGCAGGAGGCGATCGCCCGCACCGAGACCACCTTGCACCGCAATGACGCCACCGTGAACGTAGCCGACGACTGGCCCGTTGCCCTCGGTTACGCGCCGTGGGTGGTTCACCTGTGGAGCAACTTCATCAGCAACGCGGCGAAATACGGCGGTGAATCTCCGCACATCGACCTGCTCGCCGAAACGCACCCCGACAAGCGTTGCGTGCGCTTCATCGTGCGCGATCACGGGGCGGGGATTGAGCCCGCCATGCTCACCAAAATGTTCACCGCCTTCAGCAAGATCCCTCAACATCGCCACAAAGGCCACGGTCTCGGACTCTCGATCGTGCGGCGGATCGTCAGCCAGCTCCACGGTCGTTGCGGCGTGGACAGCCCTCCCGGCGAAGGCGCCTCCTTCTGGTTCGAGCTGCCCGCTGCGTCGGCTTAA
- a CDS encoding M12 family metallo-peptidase, whose protein sequence is MSVALVGGTADDFLGMRKTVSPLRLAGLVLGLVAAAAVVVVAVWMGRREGEPGKPEATVVAQEKAAEVAADSATSGEAGLDPTTVVAATEEEVVVEPQVWRLATLSEETRSHLRVVRTVARQVSYARLDTTVLAGKDSPFVRPGRGRVTWTLPEGGAVVGAVERTTMQGPDAWLSEGRVEGVAGARWLAAMVRGRLSVSIDGLPGGEVKARTVETAEGPVVQLYRVDPQLAGDCVTVRVSAAFDGQDSEVAETPIDPVDPSLSGGDAQIDLLMVYTQAVRAALGGAANVEAEAMLAVAQVNADFAGSELRARVRLAGMLEVNMPGDDQTGFVNGWQRTALENIAGVTDGIMDEVHAAREAVGADLVSLVVARPDSGSAGIAYILERLGHYSEPFYAYSVVNYDGLSDATTLTHELGHNLGCAHDRDNAGDLPDRGHHGAFPGAYGFRVSAPDVNGLSRQVRTIMAYSPGTRVRYFSSPTRQIRRFISGGNTVEFAQPVTLGVAVDAVADAQQAADNASVIQRTAFQVAGYRLSPERAFVGQLINVSTRAYVGSGYQALIGGFVVTGAEREVLLRAPGPILGTDFGVPGALADPVLRVSRLDNGTVTTVGTNDDWELPAANGIAVAQAGQQVGAFAFNNGGRDAATVVTLGPGSYTAEVTGAGGAEGVALIEAYDVSERSGEGGARLVNLSTRAYASTATPIVAGFVVEADPLQPNARKTMFLRVRGPSLANYGLPGEVVMPDPVIEIYDDQAGLVFYNDDWDSRSAILGSSIPDLQRGVVDRVEEEEVFAAAAQVGATDMLPTEPAAVIELPPGLYTMTVRPFTDETDDEDVGEPGVAIVEVFELDR, encoded by the coding sequence ATGTCTGTTGCCCTGGTCGGCGGAACGGCCGATGACTTTCTGGGCATGCGTAAAACGGTTTCTCCTCTTCGGTTGGCGGGTTTGGTCCTGGGGCTGGTGGCAGCCGCGGCCGTGGTTGTGGTGGCGGTTTGGATGGGTCGTCGCGAGGGCGAGCCGGGCAAACCGGAGGCCACTGTCGTCGCGCAAGAGAAGGCGGCGGAGGTTGCGGCGGATTCCGCAACGTCCGGCGAAGCCGGGCTCGATCCGACCACCGTGGTGGCGGCGACGGAGGAGGAGGTGGTGGTGGAGCCACAGGTTTGGCGTTTGGCGACATTGTCGGAGGAAACCCGGTCGCACCTAAGAGTCGTGCGGACGGTCGCGCGGCAAGTGAGTTACGCGCGATTGGATACGACGGTATTGGCAGGCAAGGACTCGCCGTTTGTGCGGCCGGGGCGGGGTCGGGTGACGTGGACTTTGCCGGAAGGCGGGGCCGTCGTCGGGGCGGTGGAACGCACGACGATGCAAGGGCCGGACGCCTGGCTGAGCGAAGGCCGGGTGGAAGGCGTGGCGGGCGCGCGGTGGTTGGCCGCGATGGTGCGCGGGCGGTTGTCCGTTTCGATCGACGGCCTGCCGGGCGGCGAAGTGAAGGCGCGCACGGTGGAGACGGCGGAGGGTCCGGTGGTGCAGCTTTATCGGGTCGATCCGCAGCTGGCGGGGGATTGCGTGACCGTGCGTGTGTCGGCGGCCTTTGATGGGCAGGATTCCGAGGTGGCGGAAACGCCGATCGACCCGGTCGATCCCAGCCTCAGTGGGGGCGATGCGCAGATTGATCTGTTGATGGTCTACACGCAGGCGGTGCGGGCGGCGCTGGGTGGGGCGGCCAACGTCGAGGCGGAGGCGATGCTGGCGGTGGCGCAGGTGAACGCGGATTTTGCCGGCAGTGAGTTGCGGGCGCGCGTGCGGCTGGCTGGCATGCTGGAGGTCAATATGCCGGGGGATGACCAGACCGGCTTCGTGAACGGCTGGCAGCGCACGGCGTTGGAGAACATCGCGGGCGTGACCGACGGCATCATGGACGAAGTGCATGCGGCGCGCGAAGCGGTGGGCGCGGATCTGGTGAGTCTGGTGGTGGCGCGGCCCGACAGTGGCAGTGCGGGCATCGCCTACATCCTCGAGCGGCTGGGGCACTACAGTGAGCCGTTTTACGCGTATTCGGTGGTTAACTACGATGGGCTCAGCGACGCCACTACGCTCACGCATGAGTTGGGGCACAATCTCGGCTGCGCGCATGACCGCGACAACGCCGGCGACCTGCCGGATCGGGGGCATCACGGCGCGTTTCCGGGGGCCTACGGTTTCCGCGTGAGTGCGCCCGATGTGAACGGGCTCTCGCGGCAGGTGCGCACGATCATGGCGTATTCACCGGGCACGCGGGTGCGGTATTTCTCCAGCCCGACGCGGCAGATCCGTCGTTTCATCAGTGGCGGCAACACGGTGGAGTTCGCCCAGCCGGTCACGCTGGGCGTGGCGGTGGACGCGGTGGCAGATGCGCAACAGGCAGCTGACAACGCCAGCGTGATTCAACGCACGGCGTTTCAGGTGGCGGGTTACCGGTTGTCGCCGGAGCGGGCCTTTGTCGGTCAGTTGATCAATGTCTCCACCCGCGCGTATGTAGGAAGTGGATACCAAGCCCTGATCGGTGGGTTTGTGGTCACGGGAGCGGAGCGGGAGGTGTTGCTGCGGGCGCCAGGGCCGATTCTGGGCACGGACTTTGGGGTGCCGGGCGCGCTGGCGGATCCGGTGTTGCGCGTGAGCCGGCTCGACAACGGCACGGTCACGACCGTGGGCACGAACGACGATTGGGAGTTGCCGGCGGCGAATGGCATCGCGGTGGCCCAGGCGGGTCAGCAAGTGGGGGCGTTTGCCTTCAACAACGGCGGCCGTGATGCGGCGACGGTAGTTACGCTGGGACCGGGCAGTTACACGGCCGAAGTCACGGGCGCGGGCGGCGCGGAAGGCGTTGCGCTGATCGAGGCCTACGATGTGAGCGAACGCAGCGGCGAGGGCGGCGCGCGGTTGGTGAACCTGTCGACGCGCGCTTATGCCTCGACGGCGACGCCGATCGTGGCGGGTTTTGTGGTGGAGGCGGATCCGTTGCAGCCGAATGCGCGCAAGACGATGTTTCTGCGGGTGCGTGGCCCCTCGCTGGCCAACTACGGTCTGCCGGGTGAGGTGGTGATGCCGGATCCGGTGATCGAGATCTACGACGATCAGGCGGGGCTGGTGTTCTACAACGACGACTGGGATTCGCGGTCGGCGATTTTGGGTAGCAGTATCCCGGACTTGCAGCGTGGCGTGGTGGATCGTGTCGAAGAGGAAGAGGTGTTTGCCGCGGCGGCGCAAGTGGGCGCGACGGACATGTTGCCAACCGAACCGGCGGCCGTGATCGAACTCCCGCCGGGGCTCTACACCATGACCGTGCGGCCCTTCACGGATGAGACCGACGACGAGGACGTCGGTGAACCCGGCGTGGCGATCGTGGAAGTGTTTGAGTTGGATCGATAG
- the clpB gene encoding ATP-dependent chaperone ClpB, which yields MDMNSLTQMSRQAVTDAQAEARRRNHHEVDTWHLLHALLGQEDGIVPALVEKLDLTTSAMQLAVQRELDRLSAVTGSVDASKIYVTQAVNETLVRAEKEAKSLKDEFVSTEHLFLAAVEVAKPDAVAKFFKSFGLDRGRVLKALQALRGAQRVTTDNPESTYNALQKYGTDLVALAKAGKMDPVIGRDDEIRRAVRILSRKTKNNPVLIGEPGVGKTAIVEGLAQRIVRGDVPEGLKDRTLFALDMGALVAGAKYRGEFEERLKAVLNEVKQSDGRIILFIDELHTIVGAGKTEGAMDAGNLLKPMLARGELHCIGATTLDEYRKHIEKDAALERRFQPVLVQPPSVEDAISILRGLRERFELHHGVRILDGALVAAATLSDRYISDRFLPDKAIDLVDEACAMIRTEMDSMPQELDALSRRTLQLEIEEAALKKEKDAASKERLKALQSELADTRSQAAALRAKWDKEKAGVDKVRKVREQLEEVRREMEQAERAYDLNKLAELRHGKFPQLEAELKRLEAESAETELFKEEVTDEEVASIVAKWSGIPVTRLVEGEKEKLLRLDETLHERVIGQDEAVTLASEAILRARAGIKDPRRPVGSFLFLGPTGVGKTELAKTLAETLFDSEASMIRIDMSEYMEKHSVARLIGAPPGYVGYDEGGQLTEAVRRKPYAVVLFDEIEKAHPDVFNVLLQVLDDGRITDSQGRTIDFKNTIIIMTSNLGSRHLLERVTGSEIPESVRESVMTELRQAFRPEFLNRIDETILFKPLTLEEITSIVDLLLADLNRRLADRRVTVELDAAAKTWAAEKGYDPVFGARPLKRFLQRQLETKLARALVAGEIGEGATVKFTVRDDALVMA from the coding sequence ATGGATATGAACTCACTCACTCAGATGTCGCGCCAGGCGGTCACCGACGCACAGGCGGAAGCGCGGCGTCGTAACCACCACGAGGTCGATACGTGGCATCTGCTGCACGCCTTGCTCGGGCAGGAGGATGGCATCGTGCCGGCCTTGGTGGAGAAACTCGACCTCACCACCAGCGCGATGCAACTCGCGGTGCAGCGCGAACTCGATCGCCTGTCGGCCGTGACGGGCAGCGTCGACGCGTCGAAGATTTATGTGACCCAGGCGGTCAACGAGACCCTCGTCCGCGCCGAGAAAGAGGCGAAGTCGCTCAAGGACGAATTTGTGTCCACCGAGCATCTCTTCCTCGCCGCCGTTGAGGTGGCGAAGCCCGACGCGGTGGCGAAGTTTTTCAAGTCGTTCGGGCTCGATCGCGGTCGCGTGCTTAAAGCCCTGCAGGCCCTGCGCGGCGCGCAACGCGTGACGACCGACAATCCCGAGTCGACTTACAACGCCCTCCAGAAATACGGCACCGATCTCGTGGCGCTGGCCAAGGCCGGTAAGATGGATCCGGTCATCGGCCGCGACGACGAAATTCGTCGCGCGGTGCGCATCCTCTCGCGCAAAACCAAGAACAACCCGGTGCTGATCGGCGAACCCGGCGTGGGCAAAACCGCCATCGTCGAAGGTCTCGCTCAGCGCATCGTGCGCGGCGACGTGCCGGAAGGGTTGAAGGACCGCACCCTCTTCGCGCTCGACATGGGCGCGCTGGTCGCGGGCGCCAAATACCGCGGTGAATTTGAAGAGCGCCTCAAGGCCGTGCTCAACGAGGTGAAGCAGAGCGACGGCCGCATCATCCTCTTCATCGACGAACTCCACACCATCGTGGGCGCGGGTAAAACCGAGGGCGCGATGGACGCGGGCAATCTGCTCAAGCCCATGCTGGCGCGCGGGGAGTTGCACTGTATCGGCGCGACCACGCTCGACGAGTATCGCAAGCACATCGAAAAGGACGCCGCTCTCGAGCGTCGCTTCCAGCCCGTGCTGGTGCAGCCGCCGAGCGTCGAGGACGCCATCTCCATCCTGCGCGGTCTGCGCGAGCGTTTTGAGCTGCACCACGGCGTGCGCATTCTCGACGGCGCGTTGGTGGCGGCGGCGACTTTGTCGGACCGCTACATCTCCGATCGTTTCCTGCCCGACAAGGCCATCGACCTGGTCGACGAAGCCTGCGCGATGATCCGCACCGAAATGGACTCCATGCCGCAGGAACTCGACGCGCTCTCGCGGCGCACGCTGCAGCTCGAGATCGAGGAAGCCGCGCTGAAGAAAGAAAAGGACGCGGCCTCGAAGGAGCGTCTGAAGGCCCTGCAAAGCGAACTCGCCGACACGCGTTCGCAGGCCGCCGCGTTGCGCGCCAAGTGGGACAAGGAAAAGGCCGGCGTCGACAAGGTGCGCAAGGTGCGCGAGCAGCTCGAGGAGGTGCGTCGCGAGATGGAACAGGCCGAGCGCGCCTACGACCTGAACAAGCTGGCCGAGCTGCGCCACGGCAAGTTCCCGCAACTCGAAGCCGAGCTGAAGCGCCTCGAAGCGGAGTCGGCCGAAACCGAGTTGTTCAAAGAAGAGGTCACCGACGAGGAGGTCGCCAGCATCGTCGCAAAGTGGAGCGGCATCCCGGTGACGCGTTTGGTCGAGGGGGAAAAGGAAAAGCTCCTGCGCCTCGACGAGACCTTGCACGAGCGCGTGATCGGTCAGGACGAAGCGGTCACGTTGGCGAGCGAGGCCATCCTGCGCGCGCGGGCCGGCATCAAGGATCCGCGGCGACCGGTGGGCTCGTTCCTCTTCCTCGGTCCGACGGGCGTGGGTAAAACCGAGCTGGCCAAGACGCTGGCGGAGACGCTCTTCGACAGCGAGGCCTCGATGATCCGCATCGACATGTCGGAATACATGGAGAAGCACAGCGTGGCCCGGCTTATCGGCGCGCCTCCCGGTTACGTCGGTTACGACGAGGGTGGTCAGTTGACCGAGGCCGTGCGGCGCAAGCCCTACGCGGTGGTGCTATTCGACGAAATCGAAAAGGCGCATCCGGATGTATTCAATGTGTTGTTACAGGTGCTCGACGATGGTCGCATCACCGACAGTCAGGGCCGCACGATCGATTTCAAAAACACGATCATCATCATGACGTCGAATCTCGGCAGTCGGCACCTCTTGGAGCGGGTGACCGGCAGCGAGATTCCGGAGAGTGTGCGTGAGTCGGTCATGACCGAGTTGCGTCAGGCCTTCCGGCCGGAGTTCCTGAATCGCATCGATGAGACGATCCTCTTCAAGCCGCTCACGCTGGAGGAGATCACCTCGATCGTGGACCTCTTGCTGGCCGATCTGAACCGCCGCCTGGCCGACCGTCGGGTGACGGTGGAGCTGGATGCAGCGGCCAAGACCTGGGCGGCCGAGAAGGGTTACGACCCGGTCTTCGGCGCGCGGCCCCTGAAGCGCTTCCTGCAACGCCAACTCGAGACCAAGCTGGCGCGTGCGCTGGTTGCCGGTGAAATCGGCGAAGGCGCCACAGTGAAGTTCACCGTGCGCGACGACGCGCTGGTGATGGCGTAG
- a CDS encoding WD40/YVTN/BNR-like repeat-containing protein yields MIFRTLAVAVGLATWTAGLVSAEIPYWNWRNPLPHGNDISAVIHGGGKFVLVGAGGAVATSTDGVTWTPSFTDTKEWIAGIAYGADRYVAVGSRLGGVMISPDAVVWTQTTVTGSGAAEWGKVTKIRFVAGRFWAMSNGLNFTAYSTDGVHWTKHEQASAMNVARISEGGGVLLGIDQSTSRLGSSNGTTWNYQTVRSVVSTDGGETWSYAGLFNNMATISAGPIYKDGRWLAAGTDIYEDQASQASVFSRTLLTSDDNGATWLFGSSTFSPNAGNAPVYDLEVFDGRAYLLGSQDQLISSSVDGTNPRVDRQGPGQLTINDLATDGNRLVAVGRFGYVASSTDGQTWAQVNRSATSHRLLSGAWGDGRWMVAAELGLLTSINGKDWSVMTNASAFHGGAVAYGAGRFVAGGPAGQIMVSEDGGTSWAVAGGLQGTLNQLVFGNGRFLASVSAPGSASGWYVSTDGYTWTPASGVGAYGARRFEFIEGLFYAVGAKASDDSGVILRSADGLDWTLVGTSSSPITAIAGFGDRMVAANQTGGVLVSTFGAGWQPAGSNPLIAHGPVAAFKAVGNQFVGVTAYGHVVVSTDGEQWEAEDFSGRGMVRNLVHANDQLLAIGEGGLIWESGTARFTNNSVRSRVGSADSLIISGFVVQGDEPQRMLIRAAGPALLQNGVAGALTRPVLQLYSAGGTILSYNAGWSTHETADAVRAATAVTGAFAFEEGSADAAMVWDLQPGAYTATVSGQDGETGVALVEIYAIQGTTSQLVNISTRTQVGAGEDILITGFVVGGEAPKRILVRGIGPSLERFNVTGRLEKPVLKVLRDTEVLASNTGWTTAPNVDEIRTESARLGAFALDEGSADSALLLTLAPGVYTVHIEGEAGTTGVALAEVYEVN; encoded by the coding sequence ATGATCTTCAGAACCTTGGCGGTAGCAGTCGGTTTGGCGACGTGGACCGCCGGACTGGTGAGCGCGGAGATTCCGTATTGGAACTGGCGCAATCCCCTGCCGCACGGCAACGACATCTCAGCCGTGATCCATGGCGGCGGGAAGTTTGTGTTGGTCGGAGCCGGCGGGGCCGTCGCCACTTCCACCGATGGTGTCACCTGGACTCCCTCGTTCACCGACACCAAGGAATGGATCGCGGGTATCGCCTACGGCGCCGATCGCTACGTGGCGGTTGGTTCCAGGTTAGGCGGAGTCATGATCTCGCCCGACGCCGTCGTCTGGACCCAAACAACGGTGACCGGGTCCGGCGCGGCCGAATGGGGCAAGGTGACGAAGATCCGCTTCGTCGCCGGTCGGTTTTGGGCCATGTCCAACGGCCTCAACTTCACCGCCTACTCCACCGACGGCGTCCACTGGACCAAACACGAACAGGCTTCGGCCATGAACGTCGCGCGGATCAGCGAAGGCGGCGGCGTGCTGTTGGGCATCGACCAATCCACCAGTCGCCTCGGCAGCTCCAACGGCACGACGTGGAACTACCAGACGGTGCGCTCCGTGGTCTCCACTGATGGCGGCGAGACGTGGAGCTACGCCGGTTTGTTCAATAACATGGCCACCATCTCCGCCGGCCCGATTTACAAGGACGGCCGGTGGCTTGCCGCCGGGACCGACATCTACGAAGACCAGGCCAGCCAGGCGTCCGTATTCAGCCGCACCCTACTGACCTCCGACGACAACGGCGCGACCTGGCTGTTCGGCTCCAGCACGTTCTCCCCCAACGCCGGCAACGCTCCGGTCTACGACTTGGAGGTCTTTGATGGTCGCGCCTACCTGCTCGGCTCGCAGGACCAGTTGATCTCGTCCTCCGTCGACGGCACCAACCCGCGCGTCGACCGGCAGGGCCCCGGCCAACTGACCATCAATGACCTGGCGACGGACGGAAACCGCCTGGTCGCCGTGGGCCGTTTCGGCTACGTCGCATCGAGCACGGATGGGCAGACCTGGGCGCAGGTGAATCGTTCGGCGACCTCCCACCGCCTGCTGTCCGGCGCATGGGGCGACGGCCGGTGGATGGTTGCCGCGGAGTTGGGTTTGCTGACCTCCATCAACGGCAAGGACTGGTCGGTGATGACCAACGCCTCCGCCTTTCATGGCGGCGCAGTCGCCTACGGCGCCGGTCGTTTTGTCGCCGGAGGACCTGCGGGACAAATCATGGTCTCAGAGGACGGCGGCACATCCTGGGCCGTGGCCGGCGGACTGCAGGGCACCTTGAACCAACTCGTCTTCGGCAACGGCCGCTTTCTGGCCTCCGTCTCGGCCCCCGGCAGCGCGAGCGGTTGGTATGTCTCCACCGACGGATACACATGGACGCCCGCCTCCGGAGTGGGCGCCTACGGGGCGCGCCGATTCGAGTTTATCGAGGGCCTCTTTTACGCCGTCGGGGCCAAGGCGTCTGACGACAGCGGCGTCATCCTTCGATCCGCCGACGGCCTCGACTGGACGTTGGTGGGCACCTCCTCCAGTCCGATCACCGCCATCGCTGGCTTCGGCGACCGCATGGTCGCAGCCAACCAGACGGGCGGCGTCCTCGTCTCCACCTTTGGCGCGGGCTGGCAACCTGCCGGGTCAAACCCGCTGATTGCCCACGGACCCGTCGCGGCCTTTAAAGCCGTCGGCAATCAATTCGTCGGCGTGACCGCCTACGGCCATGTGGTCGTGAGCACCGACGGTGAACAGTGGGAAGCGGAAGACTTCAGCGGTCGCGGCATGGTGCGTAACCTGGTGCACGCGAACGACCAGTTGCTCGCGATCGGCGAAGGCGGCCTCATTTGGGAATCGGGCACGGCCCGCTTCACCAACAATTCCGTGCGCTCGCGCGTGGGCTCAGCCGACTCCCTGATCATCTCGGGCTTTGTCGTGCAGGGCGACGAGCCGCAACGGATGCTCATCCGCGCGGCGGGACCGGCCCTCCTCCAGAACGGCGTCGCCGGTGCGCTGACTCGCCCCGTGCTGCAACTCTACAGCGCCGGCGGCACGATCCTCTCTTACAACGCCGGGTGGTCCACCCACGAAACAGCCGACGCCGTGCGCGCGGCGACCGCCGTGACCGGAGCCTTCGCCTTCGAAGAAGGTTCGGCCGATGCCGCCATGGTCTGGGACCTGCAGCCCGGAGCCTACACCGCCACAGTGTCCGGTCAGGATGGCGAAACCGGCGTGGCCCTGGTTGAAATCTACGCGATCCAAGGAACGACCAGCCAACTGGTGAACATCTCGACCCGCACGCAGGTGGGCGCCGGCGAAGACATCCTGATCACCGGCTTCGTCGTCGGCGGGGAAGCGCCCAAACGGATTCTGGTGCGCGGCATCGGACCGTCCCTGGAACGTTTCAACGTCACCGGCCGGCTGGAAAAGCCGGTGCTCAAAGTGCTCCGCGACACCGAAGTGCTCGCGAGCAACACCGGTTGGACCACCGCGCCCAACGTCGATGAAATCCGCACCGAGTCGGCCCGCCTCGGAGCGTTCGCGCTGGATGAAGGATCCGCAGACTCGGCCCTCTTGCTCACCCTCGCCCCCGGCGTCTACACCGTGCACATCGAAGGCGAGGCCGGCACCACCGGCGTGGCCCTGGCCGAAGTGTATGAGGTGAACTGA
- the dusB gene encoding tRNA dihydrouridine synthase DusB translates to MRIGPIELSSPLFLSPLAGYTNLPMRLTVRELGGLGWATTDLVNARSLIERNRIAHKLVATAPGDEPLAIQLFGAVPEEMRDAAVICQELGAHSVDINMGCPVRKVVNVGGGSAMMTELKKTAALVSGMVNAVKIPVTAKMRLGWDEENLTAPDLTRTLEDAGVKAVFVHGRTRAQGFSGRVNLAGIRAVVEAAQTIPVIGNGDVTTPEAAVHMRNETGCAGVSIGRGAFYDPWIFKRTAHLFATGELLPEPTFAERLHVMRRHFDRYLEFYGEERGAKFFRKVAPWYAKRFGPAKPFKRDIIRITNRADFEKAVTDYVAWRAQFCDENGELLAKYAPNPMIASFLRAEDDPVNQRDAIPVPKGPVDTW, encoded by the coding sequence ATGCGCATCGGTCCCATCGAACTCTCCTCGCCGCTCTTCCTGTCGCCCTTGGCCGGTTACACCAACCTGCCCATGCGCCTCACCGTGCGTGAACTCGGCGGACTCGGCTGGGCCACCACCGATCTCGTCAACGCTCGCTCCCTCATCGAGCGCAACCGCATCGCCCACAAACTCGTTGCCACCGCCCCCGGCGACGAACCGCTCGCCATCCAGCTCTTCGGCGCCGTGCCCGAGGAGATGCGCGACGCCGCCGTCATTTGTCAGGAACTCGGCGCGCACTCGGTCGACATCAACATGGGCTGCCCCGTGCGCAAAGTCGTCAACGTCGGCGGCGGCTCCGCCATGATGACCGAGCTCAAAAAAACCGCCGCCCTCGTCAGCGGCATGGTCAACGCCGTCAAGATCCCCGTCACCGCCAAGATGCGCCTGGGCTGGGACGAGGAAAACCTCACCGCCCCTGACCTCACCCGCACGCTCGAGGACGCCGGCGTGAAGGCGGTCTTCGTGCACGGCCGCACCCGCGCCCAGGGTTTCTCCGGTCGCGTCAACCTCGCCGGTATCCGCGCCGTCGTCGAGGCCGCCCAAACCATCCCGGTAATCGGCAACGGTGACGTCACCACGCCCGAGGCTGCGGTCCACATGCGCAACGAAACCGGCTGCGCCGGCGTGAGCATCGGTCGCGGCGCCTTCTACGATCCGTGGATCTTCAAACGCACCGCCCACCTCTTCGCGACTGGTGAGCTATTGCCCGAGCCCACCTTCGCCGAACGCCTCCACGTCATGCGCCGCCACTTCGATCGCTACCTCGAGTTCTACGGCGAGGAACGCGGCGCCAAATTCTTCCGCAAAGTCGCGCCGTGGTATGCCAAACGTTTTGGTCCGGCCAAACCCTTCAAGCGCGACATCATCCGCATCACCAACCGCGCCGACTTCGAGAAAGCGGTGACCGACTACGTCGCCTGGCGCGCCCAGTTCTGCGACGAGAATGGCGAGCTCCTGGCCAAGTATGCCCCCAACCCCATGATCGCCAGCTTCCTCCGCGCCGAGGACGACCCCGTCAACCAACGCGACGCCATCCCCGTCCCCAAGGGCCCCGTGGACACCTGGTGA